One genomic window of Pseudomonas sp. LFM046 includes the following:
- a CDS encoding FCD domain-containing protein, with translation MQTTQSSPLIEVALQQMKRSIICCEIAPGEKLKVAELSKAYGLSSSPIREALNRLAQEGIVDASENKGFRVAGLSVDDFEQITRLRCLLEGEALADSIRCGDDAWEADVLGAFHRLGVVEKKLGSIGVALDDDWSARHKAFHFALMSACPSPLMLGIIDSLFDRAERYRRFCALRRKVERRKGDEHKRLMEAVLARDSAKAVAMLQAHINHTLARVSDVLLDQHSTLQ, from the coding sequence ATGCAAACCACACAAAGTAGCCCCCTGATCGAGGTGGCGCTGCAGCAGATGAAGCGTTCAATCATCTGCTGCGAGATTGCGCCTGGTGAAAAACTCAAGGTTGCAGAGCTTTCCAAGGCCTATGGCCTCAGCAGCTCCCCAATTCGCGAGGCGCTCAATCGTTTGGCGCAAGAGGGAATTGTGGATGCCAGCGAGAACAAGGGCTTTCGCGTGGCGGGCTTGTCGGTTGACGATTTCGAGCAGATAACTCGACTGCGCTGCCTGCTGGAGGGAGAGGCCCTCGCAGACTCGATCCGCTGTGGTGATGATGCGTGGGAGGCCGATGTATTGGGCGCCTTCCACCGTCTGGGGGTGGTCGAGAAGAAGCTTGGCAGTATTGGTGTTGCACTGGACGACGATTGGTCGGCCCGCCACAAGGCGTTCCACTTTGCACTGATGTCGGCATGCCCGTCGCCCCTTATGCTGGGAATCATTGATTCGCTGTTCGATCGAGCGGAGCGTTATCGCCGCTTCTGCGCCCTTCGTCGCAAGGTGGAGCGGAGAAAGGGAGACGAGCACAAACGTCTGATGGAAGCCGTGCTGGCTCGGGACTCGGCAAAAGCTGTTGCAATGCTCCAGGCTCACATCAACCATACGCTTGCACGCGTATCTGATGTACTGCTTGACCAGCATTCAACCTTGCAATAA
- a CDS encoding bifunctional 3-(3-hydroxy-phenyl)propionate/3-hydroxycinnamic acid hydroxylase codes for MNYDLIIVGMGPVGATTANLAGQWGLKTLVLDKSDTIYQNPRAMGLDQEVMRTFDNIGLADAIESHVMPYRASHYINGQGQLIKRIDAAKAPFTLGWAPNYVFSQPPLERALRENIQFFSNVDVWLGTEVQEVSEENGVCTVRIVRKDGTTQDLTSAYVLACDGGTSPIRTRLQLQMEDLEFDEPWLVVDVLLKDGAGAALPETNVQYCDTERPCTFVVGPGRHRRWEFMINPGELPSDIVRTDSIQQLISRWLPAEDYDIWRASTYRFHALILERWRVGNLLFMGDAAHMTPPFLAQGMCQGIRDAMNLIWKLALVRRGQASPRLLDSYQEERIPHVRRTTEVAKEFGQTICERNAQRALLRDERLLAEMRANPGGTIRQALIPGLTSGFIDHQAPAGELFPQPRVINCFGEENLLDRFTGQQFRLVVAESFEQTEELISLTEQILKKRGLSMALVRLTSDDPQEVNQYRELDDVLGSWMTQKNCKVLLVRPDHYVFGGAQSLREAIAMLDRCLSRLEG; via the coding sequence ATGAATTACGACCTGATCATCGTGGGCATGGGCCCCGTCGGCGCAACTACTGCCAACCTCGCCGGCCAGTGGGGCCTGAAAACCCTCGTGCTGGACAAAAGTGACACCATTTACCAAAACCCCAGGGCGATGGGGCTCGACCAAGAGGTCATGCGGACGTTCGACAACATTGGCTTGGCCGATGCCATCGAATCCCACGTCATGCCCTACCGCGCCTCGCACTACATCAATGGCCAGGGCCAACTGATCAAGCGCATCGATGCCGCCAAGGCACCGTTCACTCTGGGCTGGGCACCGAACTACGTCTTCTCTCAGCCGCCGCTCGAACGCGCGTTGCGCGAGAACATCCAGTTCTTCAGCAACGTGGATGTCTGGCTGGGGACTGAAGTACAGGAAGTTTCGGAAGAGAACGGCGTTTGCACGGTTCGGATCGTCCGCAAAGACGGTACCACCCAGGACCTCACTAGCGCCTATGTGCTGGCCTGTGACGGCGGCACCAGCCCGATTCGAACTCGCCTGCAGCTTCAAATGGAGGATCTGGAGTTCGATGAACCCTGGCTGGTAGTGGACGTGCTACTCAAAGACGGAGCCGGAGCCGCCCTTCCCGAAACCAACGTTCAGTACTGCGATACCGAGCGTCCCTGCACCTTCGTTGTGGGACCAGGGCGACATCGCCGCTGGGAGTTCATGATCAATCCTGGTGAACTGCCGTCCGACATCGTTCGCACCGACTCCATACAGCAGCTCATCTCGCGCTGGCTACCAGCTGAGGATTACGACATCTGGCGCGCCTCGACCTACCGGTTCCACGCGTTGATTCTCGAACGCTGGCGCGTTGGCAATTTACTGTTCATGGGCGACGCTGCCCACATGACGCCACCCTTCCTGGCTCAAGGCATGTGTCAGGGCATTCGCGATGCGATGAACCTGATCTGGAAGCTCGCCCTGGTTCGCCGCGGCCAGGCGTCGCCGAGGTTGCTCGACTCGTATCAAGAAGAGCGCATTCCGCATGTGCGGCGCACCACCGAGGTCGCCAAGGAGTTCGGCCAAACCATTTGTGAGCGCAATGCACAGAGGGCCCTCTTACGCGATGAACGCCTCCTGGCGGAGATGCGCGCCAATCCGGGTGGCACCATTCGTCAGGCCCTGATTCCGGGTCTTACTAGCGGATTTATCGATCACCAGGCACCCGCTGGTGAGCTCTTCCCGCAACCCAGGGTCATCAACTGCTTCGGTGAGGAAAACCTCCTGGATCGCTTCACAGGGCAGCAATTCCGCCTGGTCGTTGCCGAGTCGTTCGAGCAGACGGAAGAACTGATCTCGCTCACTGAGCAGATCCTGAAGAAGCGAGGTCTTTCCATGGCGCTGGTTCGCCTCACCAGCGACGATCCGCAGGAAGTAAACCAGTACCGTGAACTCGACGATGTCCTGGGGAGCTGGATGACGCAGAAAAACTGCAAGGTCCTGTTGGTTCGCCCTGACCACTATGTGTTCGGAGGCGCCCAATCCCTGAGAGAGGCAATTGCAATGCTGGATCGTTGCCTGAGCAGACTGGAAGGTTGA
- a CDS encoding DUF1302 domain-containing protein: protein MNKQQRRPVSPAVPAFALNAIGAAIALMSAHSLAFQFDTGIDGLSTSWDNTVKYSNAFRLHGREASVSAGPGSTVANPNMDDGDRNFSTGLISNRFDLLSELDVKYGDVGARLSGAAWYDTVYNENNDNNSPGSANAVSVPHDHFTDGTEKLHGRKAELLDAFVYGATDVGSTRLSGRLGQFTQIYGESLFFGANGIANAQSTVDLVKLQSVPGSQFKEILLPTEQLSGNWQLTDTVSVGAYYQFEWNKTRLPASGSYFSGGDFVGDGAESFFFPTGRLLRDHSIRARDSGQFGAQLKFSLEDWEFGLYAARYHEKTPIFYLRPAALVPGADDTYVSVYPEDVKVYGASFSTLVGEANVAGEVSMRVDTPLAPTGGVVITGMDADNNNNPAYPIGDSLHANLSMINIYGGSALWDGASLVGELAVNRRLKVKENGDQLDPNTTRDAYSLRFTFEPQYFQVFPGVDMQVPITVGYNPHGRSSVTPQAFGPEHGGDFTIGLKADYQKAWYASLSYTNFFGEGGSTIDNTNAFTFKQTLKDRDFIAFSIQRTF, encoded by the coding sequence ATGAACAAGCAGCAACGTCGTCCGGTTTCGCCGGCGGTACCAGCTTTCGCACTGAATGCCATCGGCGCCGCAATCGCACTGATGTCCGCCCACTCCCTGGCCTTTCAGTTCGACACTGGTATCGACGGCCTTTCTACCAGCTGGGACAACACCGTTAAGTACAGCAACGCCTTTCGCCTGCACGGCCGAGAAGCCAGCGTTTCTGCTGGACCGGGCAGTACTGTGGCCAATCCCAACATGGATGATGGGGACCGCAACTTCAGCACTGGCCTCATCTCGAACCGCTTCGACTTGCTTTCCGAACTGGACGTCAAGTACGGCGATGTCGGCGCGCGCCTGAGCGGTGCCGCCTGGTACGACACGGTCTACAACGAGAACAACGACAACAATTCCCCAGGTAGTGCGAACGCGGTCAGCGTGCCTCATGATCACTTCACAGACGGCACCGAGAAGCTGCACGGACGCAAGGCGGAACTGCTCGATGCTTTCGTCTACGGCGCAACCGACGTCGGTTCCACGCGCCTGTCCGGTCGCTTGGGCCAGTTCACCCAGATCTACGGGGAAAGTCTGTTCTTCGGCGCCAACGGCATAGCCAATGCTCAATCGACGGTAGACTTGGTGAAACTGCAGTCGGTACCCGGTTCGCAGTTCAAGGAAATCCTGCTGCCTACCGAACAGCTTTCCGGCAACTGGCAGCTGACCGATACTGTCAGTGTCGGCGCCTACTACCAGTTCGAGTGGAACAAGACGCGCCTGCCCGCTTCGGGCAGCTATTTCAGCGGCGGCGATTTCGTTGGCGATGGCGCCGAAAGCTTCTTCTTCCCGACCGGTCGACTGCTCCGCGACCATAGCATCCGCGCCCGCGATTCTGGTCAGTTCGGTGCCCAGCTGAAGTTCAGCTTGGAGGACTGGGAGTTCGGCCTCTATGCAGCGCGCTATCACGAGAAGACCCCCATCTTCTACCTCCGTCCGGCGGCCCTGGTGCCCGGCGCGGACGACACCTATGTCAGCGTCTATCCGGAAGATGTGAAGGTCTATGGCGCGAGCTTCAGCACCCTGGTCGGTGAGGCCAACGTTGCCGGCGAGGTGTCGATGCGCGTGGACACGCCGCTGGCGCCCACCGGCGGCGTGGTCATCACCGGCATGGATGCTGACAACAACAACAATCCCGCCTACCCGATCGGTGACTCGCTGCACGCCAACCTGTCGATGATCAACATCTATGGTGGCTCGGCGCTTTGGGATGGCGCGAGCCTCGTCGGTGAGCTGGCCGTCAACCGCCGGCTGAAGGTGAAGGAGAACGGCGACCAACTCGATCCCAATACCACGCGCGACGCCTATTCGCTGCGCTTTACCTTCGAGCCGCAGTACTTCCAAGTCTTCCCGGGAGTGGACATGCAGGTGCCGATCACCGTGGGCTACAACCCGCATGGCCGTTCTTCAGTTACCCCGCAAGCCTTCGGCCCCGAGCATGGCGGTGACTTCACCATCGGCCTGAAGGCCGACTACCAGAAGGCCTGGTACGCCTCCCTCAGCTACACCAACTTCTTTGGCGAGGGCGGCTCGACCATCGACAACACCAATGCATTCACCTTCAAGCAGACGCTCAAGGATCGCGATTTCATCGCGTTCTCGATCCAGCGCACCTTCTGA
- a CDS encoding aldehyde dehydrogenase family protein gives MHKNYIEGVWCEGPGVRENRNPSDLSNLVGLYAQADSQQTQQAIQAAAYAQPLWAAYGPQRRAEALDQIGTEILVRREELGRLLASEEGKVLPEAVAEVSRAGHIFKFFAGEALRMTGEHLDSVRPGIEVDILRQPVGVVGIITPWNFPIAIPAWKIAPALAYGNSVVFKPADLVPGSAWALAEIISRAGLPAGTFNLVMGRGSVVGQALAESADVRAISFTGSTSTGRQLMHVAGNRLARLQLEMGGKNPLVVLDDADLDQAVECAVQGAYFSTGQRCTASSRFVVEKGIYQRFIEAVEVRLDELRVGHALHDDTHIGPVAEAAQLRQNLDYVDIGRAEGARLVYGGQPLSRQTEGYYMSPALFVDADANMRIAQEEIFGPVACVIPADNYEHALDIANGTQFGLSAGICTRSLKHATHFKRYVQSGMVMVNTPTAGVDYHVPFGGTKASSYGPREQGHQAMEFFTTVKTAYTQA, from the coding sequence ATGCACAAGAACTACATCGAAGGAGTCTGGTGCGAGGGGCCTGGCGTTCGCGAGAACCGGAACCCTTCAGACCTCTCCAATCTGGTCGGACTCTACGCACAAGCGGATTCGCAGCAGACACAGCAGGCCATCCAGGCTGCTGCGTATGCTCAACCGCTCTGGGCGGCGTACGGTCCGCAACGACGCGCCGAAGCGCTTGATCAGATAGGCACAGAAATTCTGGTCCGCCGGGAGGAACTCGGGCGATTACTGGCGAGCGAAGAAGGAAAGGTGCTGCCTGAGGCTGTCGCGGAAGTCAGCCGCGCAGGCCACATCTTCAAGTTCTTCGCTGGCGAAGCCCTGAGAATGACCGGCGAACACCTGGACTCGGTCCGGCCCGGCATTGAAGTCGACATCCTACGCCAACCGGTTGGCGTGGTAGGTATCATCACACCTTGGAACTTCCCCATCGCGATTCCGGCCTGGAAGATCGCCCCTGCCCTGGCCTACGGAAACAGCGTGGTGTTCAAGCCGGCGGACCTGGTTCCGGGCAGCGCCTGGGCACTTGCCGAGATCATCAGTCGGGCCGGCCTGCCGGCCGGTACCTTCAATCTCGTGATGGGGCGCGGCAGTGTCGTTGGGCAGGCATTGGCTGAATCTGCTGACGTGCGAGCAATCAGCTTCACAGGGTCCACTTCCACTGGTCGCCAGCTGATGCACGTCGCCGGCAACCGGTTGGCTCGCCTGCAGTTGGAGATGGGAGGCAAGAATCCACTGGTGGTACTGGATGACGCTGACCTTGATCAGGCCGTGGAGTGTGCGGTGCAAGGTGCCTACTTTTCGACCGGACAGCGTTGCACGGCCTCGTCCCGTTTCGTCGTGGAGAAAGGCATCTATCAGCGCTTCATCGAGGCCGTTGAGGTTCGCCTGGACGAACTCCGGGTTGGCCATGCGCTGCACGATGACACCCACATCGGTCCGGTTGCGGAAGCCGCACAGCTCCGTCAGAACCTCGACTATGTGGACATCGGCCGGGCTGAGGGCGCTCGACTCGTTTATGGAGGGCAACCGTTGAGCCGACAGACGGAGGGCTACTACATGAGTCCCGCACTCTTCGTCGACGCGGACGCGAACATGCGTATTGCGCAGGAGGAAATCTTCGGTCCGGTCGCCTGCGTCATTCCTGCCGACAACTACGAACACGCCCTGGACATCGCCAACGGCACACAATTTGGGCTGTCCGCCGGAATTTGTACGCGCTCGCTGAAACACGCCACGCACTTCAAGCGATATGTGCAGAGCGGCATGGTGATGGTGAACACACCGACGGCGGGCGTGGACTACCACGTGCCTTTCGGCGGCACCAAAGCCTCCAGCTACGGCCCGCGAGAGCAGGGCCATCAGGCCATGGAGTTCTTCACAACAGTGAAGACCGCATACACCCAAGCCTGA
- a CDS encoding heme-binding protein, whose product MQHRPVLDANDIDQMLTAATKEAQENGWGVSIAVVDEGGHLLAFRRLPGATPSSAQIAIDKARSAALTRRPTRFFADMLAAGELGTSSLRDVIPMGGGLPVLQGSYALGGIAASGVKSEFDVLIATAGLAALNLE is encoded by the coding sequence ATGCAGCACCGCCCAGTACTCGATGCAAATGACATCGACCAGATGCTTACTGCCGCGACCAAAGAGGCCCAGGAGAACGGCTGGGGGGTTTCAATAGCCGTCGTAGACGAAGGTGGACACCTTCTCGCCTTTCGCCGCCTCCCGGGGGCCACACCGTCTTCTGCACAAATCGCAATCGACAAGGCGCGTAGTGCCGCACTCACCCGCCGCCCGACCCGTTTCTTCGCCGACATGCTGGCCGCCGGCGAGCTCGGAACCAGTTCCCTGAGGGATGTGATTCCCATGGGTGGCGGCCTACCGGTGTTGCAGGGCAGTTATGCCCTGGGAGGCATTGCCGCAAGCGGCGTGAAATCCGAATTCGACGTGCTGATAGCCACTGCCGGGCTAGCCGCGCTGAACCTGGAATAG
- a CDS encoding VOC family protein yields MATLPRINFTHTGTFCADLDNMVEFYCQKLGFIVSDKGVASTGHRLFFMTQNPEIHHQLVLFDGKPIDLPFNPINQLSFLLDSLDDLKSYYAFAKANGIQNIDQVDHGNAWSMYFKDPEGNPIEMYVDSPFYTNQPCREPLDLDQSSEEILARTEAMCRRRPGFQTREEWIESTRQRIAEQRVRW; encoded by the coding sequence ATGGCCACTCTTCCACGGATCAACTTCACCCATACCGGAACCTTCTGTGCCGATCTGGACAACATGGTCGAGTTCTACTGCCAAAAGCTCGGGTTTATCGTCAGCGACAAGGGCGTGGCCTCCACCGGCCACCGGCTCTTCTTCATGACCCAAAACCCCGAGATCCATCACCAGTTGGTGCTGTTCGATGGCAAGCCGATCGACCTGCCGTTCAACCCTATCAACCAGCTGTCGTTCCTGCTCGACTCGCTGGATGATCTCAAGAGCTACTACGCCTTTGCCAAGGCCAACGGCATCCAGAACATCGACCAGGTGGACCATGGCAATGCCTGGTCCATGTACTTCAAGGACCCCGAGGGCAATCCGATCGAGATGTACGTGGACTCACCGTTCTATACCAACCAGCCGTGCCGCGAGCCGCTGGACTTGGATCAGAGCAGCGAAGAAATCCTCGCCCGCACCGAGGCGATGTGCCGCAGACGGCCGGGCTTCCAAACCCGCGAAGAGTGGATCGAGTCCACGCGTCAGCGTATCGCCGAACAGCGCGTTCGCTGGTAA
- a CDS encoding methyl-accepting chemotaxis protein has product MDYGNNNKMKFVSEALARLSIGKLLAMGFSLLGGLSAFLAVVAVASLQAVFNGESHLQVIADVHAGILGARSLEKSYRLDGVATAREEVHRIVNGIPAQLTALGEVMEPLIQSCERYLNQFERLADAHDQVARTKAVMAREADSARIGFEGVEQDLIESAMVDGPEGRASLMLLDGATSLMRKLMVLRNAEWEYDRNSDQGRYDQWVLLMSDMRSSTQALAAGAADRQREVLESASRSLETYRSAFEEYRSSTLISHEAELEMDRIAGEMMDMATRARQSVNDRQRVLNRDVYISLVAMAALTLLLGAGAALLIRRQIIHPLRYTAEVVNQIAGGQLNRPIHVGRTDELGRVLEAMERMKDSLHTIVSRIELGSAQLEGAAGSLALVTEDLASGAVAQSHETDLVVVAMLRMSESLGEVAVRTEQASGSASSARREAVEGSESAAAVLRQVDLLDEQIQEVSHGMAVLDVQSERIGRVLEVIRGLAEQTNLLALNAAIEAARAGEMGRGFSVVADEVRNLANRTQDSAGEIAGMIEALQRESKEGLRRVARAQQDSACAREHSSRASAALARVSEDVANIHAMNLQVAAETEIQSRMSGDVSQSMVRVREAAEQGKERGDRLLRASRELAQLAEQLRVVLKHFTLS; this is encoded by the coding sequence ATGGATTACGGGAATAACAACAAGATGAAATTCGTGTCCGAGGCGCTGGCGCGCCTTTCCATCGGGAAACTTCTGGCCATGGGCTTTAGCCTGCTTGGCGGGCTCTCTGCCTTTTTGGCTGTGGTGGCTGTGGCCAGCCTGCAAGCGGTGTTCAACGGCGAATCACACCTGCAGGTCATCGCCGACGTGCATGCCGGAATTCTCGGTGCGCGCAGCTTGGAAAAAAGCTACAGGCTGGATGGCGTGGCGACGGCTCGTGAAGAGGTGCATCGAATCGTCAACGGAATTCCGGCGCAACTCACCGCATTGGGCGAGGTGATGGAACCCCTGATCCAGTCTTGCGAGCGGTATCTCAATCAGTTCGAGCGTCTGGCAGATGCCCATGACCAGGTCGCCCGAACGAAGGCGGTCATGGCTCGTGAGGCAGATTCGGCGCGCATCGGATTTGAGGGCGTCGAGCAGGATCTGATCGAGTCGGCCATGGTTGACGGTCCGGAAGGACGCGCTTCATTGATGTTGCTGGACGGAGCGACGTCGCTGATGCGCAAATTGATGGTGTTGCGCAACGCCGAATGGGAATACGACCGCAACTCCGACCAAGGTCGCTATGACCAATGGGTTTTGCTCATGAGCGATATGCGTTCATCCACCCAGGCTTTGGCGGCAGGCGCCGCGGATCGACAACGCGAGGTGCTTGAGAGCGCCTCGCGCTCACTTGAAACCTATCGCTCGGCCTTCGAAGAGTATCGGTCCAGCACGCTGATAAGCCACGAGGCTGAGTTGGAAATGGATCGGATCGCGGGGGAGATGATGGATATGGCCACCCGTGCCCGGCAATCCGTGAATGACCGCCAGAGAGTACTTAATCGAGACGTCTACATCTCGCTCGTGGCGATGGCCGCCTTGACCCTGTTGCTGGGGGCGGGGGCAGCACTGCTGATCAGGCGGCAGATCATCCACCCCCTTCGCTATACCGCAGAAGTTGTGAACCAGATCGCTGGCGGACAATTAAATCGACCGATCCATGTAGGGCGTACGGACGAGTTGGGACGCGTCCTGGAGGCGATGGAGCGGATGAAAGATAGCCTGCACACCATTGTCAGCCGAATCGAACTGGGTAGCGCTCAACTGGAGGGGGCGGCGGGCTCTTTGGCGCTGGTGACTGAGGACTTGGCGTCGGGCGCGGTGGCGCAATCACATGAGACCGACCTCGTGGTGGTGGCAATGCTCAGGATGAGCGAATCACTGGGAGAGGTTGCAGTCCGGACAGAGCAAGCTTCGGGATCGGCCAGTTCGGCCCGTCGGGAGGCAGTCGAGGGAAGTGAGAGTGCGGCAGCCGTACTGCGGCAGGTCGATCTCTTGGATGAACAGATTCAGGAAGTCAGCCATGGCATGGCTGTGTTGGATGTGCAAAGCGAACGTATTGGTCGCGTTCTGGAGGTCATTCGGGGGCTGGCTGAGCAGACGAACCTGCTCGCGCTGAATGCTGCAATCGAAGCGGCAAGGGCGGGGGAGATGGGGCGAGGCTTCTCGGTAGTAGCGGACGAGGTACGGAACCTTGCTAATCGGACCCAGGACTCGGCAGGCGAGATTGCCGGCATGATTGAAGCATTGCAGCGGGAGAGCAAGGAGGGACTACGAAGAGTAGCCCGTGCGCAGCAAGATTCGGCCTGTGCCCGAGAGCATTCATCCAGAGCAAGCGCGGCACTTGCGCGAGTCAGTGAAGACGTTGCGAATATTCATGCGATGAACCTGCAAGTCGCTGCCGAGACCGAAATTCAAAGCCGTATGTCGGGCGATGTCAGCCAGAGCATGGTCCGTGTTCGCGAGGCTGCCGAGCAAGGCAAGGAGCGAGGAGACCGGCTCCTGCGGGCGTCGCGGGAGCTTGCCCAGCTGGCGGAGCAACTGAGGGTGGTTCTGAAGCACTTCACCCTTTCGTAA
- a CDS encoding fumarylacetoacetate hydrolase family protein: MKLISYQFNGQASFGAVVGDRVVNLAKHLPGVPNLATLISNSEKLAQAKLLAANAPSDHALDEVRLDPVIPAPGKVICVGINYVAHAEEAGRKVGKHPVIFQRFAETLLAHGAPLVRPTVSEEFDFEAELAVVIGKGGSHIAPENAMDHVAGYTCFNDASVRDWQFHTHQYGMGKTFRSTGSLGPWLVTADEIADYRQLQVRGILNGEQMQEGSLSELAFDIPHLISYVSQALDWNPGDILATGTPSGIGFKRTPPIFLKPGDVFEVVISQIGTLSNPVIDEV; the protein is encoded by the coding sequence ATGAAACTCATCTCTTACCAGTTCAACGGCCAAGCCAGCTTCGGTGCTGTCGTTGGGGATCGGGTTGTGAACCTCGCCAAGCACTTGCCTGGCGTACCGAATCTGGCCACCCTGATCTCCAACTCCGAGAAGCTGGCCCAGGCCAAGCTGCTGGCCGCCAATGCACCCAGCGATCACGCATTGGATGAGGTGCGCCTCGACCCCGTAATTCCCGCGCCCGGCAAGGTTATCTGCGTAGGTATCAACTACGTGGCTCACGCCGAGGAGGCAGGTCGCAAGGTGGGCAAGCACCCTGTCATTTTCCAGCGCTTCGCTGAAACGCTGCTGGCCCATGGCGCCCCGTTGGTTCGTCCGACTGTCTCGGAGGAGTTTGATTTCGAAGCAGAACTGGCAGTAGTCATCGGCAAGGGCGGGTCGCACATCGCCCCCGAGAACGCAATGGACCACGTGGCCGGCTACACCTGCTTCAACGATGCCAGCGTCCGTGATTGGCAGTTCCACACCCACCAGTACGGTATGGGCAAGACGTTCCGCAGCACTGGCTCGCTGGGCCCGTGGCTGGTGACGGCAGATGAAATCGCCGACTATCGCCAGCTCCAAGTCCGCGGGATCCTCAACGGCGAGCAGATGCAAGAGGGCAGCCTGTCCGAACTGGCGTTCGATATTCCCCACCTGATCTCGTACGTCTCGCAAGCACTGGACTGGAACCCCGGCGACATTCTCGCCACCGGCACCCCAAGCGGAATCGGCTTCAAACGCACGCCGCCGATCTTCCTCAAGCCGGGCGATGTATTCGAGGTGGTCATTTCCCAGATCGGAACGCTCTCGAACCCTGTCATCGACGAAGTCTGA
- a CDS encoding DUF1329 domain-containing protein, which translates to MKKHALFLSATLTAALLANHATAAATPEEANALKGNLTPMGAEKAGNSDGTIPAWTGGLTGEVSGARFGDVPVDPFPGEKPLFRIDAKNAAQYGDKLNEGTKALLAKYPDSFFLDVYPSHRTAAAPQSVYDNTFANATRCKLTQGGLSVEGCYGGIPFPIPKDGSEAIWNFLLRVEAPSIEMGYVNMIGNADGSRTMASRGIENWQYPYYYKDGGLDKWSGQYVLLRFLTNEPPFKAGESLVTHDSVDPGTPREAWQYLVGQRRVRRAPTVGYDTPDFVASGANYFDEVHGFIGHPDRYQWKLIGKKEMYIPYNTNKFHAEKRDDVYTKNTLASDKMRWELHRVWEVEATVAPGKRHAVPKRRFYIDEDSWTIALADGYDAQGKLWRVSQVLPFVVPAIPAVVVKPVVIYNLQANTYSMVQGLNGESYKVVPTKSEKFFTGNAVASGSVR; encoded by the coding sequence ATGAAAAAGCATGCCCTGTTTCTGTCCGCGACCCTCACAGCTGCCCTCCTGGCCAACCATGCCACTGCCGCAGCCACCCCAGAAGAAGCCAACGCGCTGAAAGGCAACCTGACGCCAATGGGCGCAGAGAAGGCCGGCAACAGCGACGGCACCATTCCTGCCTGGACCGGCGGACTCACCGGAGAGGTTTCCGGCGCACGTTTTGGTGACGTCCCGGTAGACCCCTTCCCAGGCGAAAAGCCGCTGTTCCGAATCGATGCCAAGAACGCCGCTCAGTATGGCGACAAGCTCAACGAGGGCACCAAGGCATTGCTGGCGAAGTACCCGGACAGCTTCTTTCTCGATGTCTATCCGTCGCATCGCACTGCTGCCGCCCCCCAATCGGTGTACGACAACACCTTCGCAAATGCCACGCGCTGCAAGCTGACCCAGGGTGGCCTGTCCGTTGAAGGCTGCTATGGCGGTATCCCTTTCCCAATCCCGAAGGATGGCAGCGAGGCGATTTGGAACTTCCTCCTGCGCGTCGAAGCGCCATCCATCGAGATGGGCTACGTCAACATGATTGGTAATGCGGACGGCTCCCGCACCATGGCCAGCCGTGGCATCGAAAACTGGCAGTACCCCTACTACTACAAGGATGGTGGGCTCGATAAATGGTCGGGCCAGTACGTCTTGCTGCGCTTCCTCACCAATGAACCACCGTTCAAGGCCGGTGAATCCCTCGTGACTCATGACAGCGTGGATCCGGGGACGCCCCGTGAGGCCTGGCAATACCTGGTGGGCCAGCGTCGCGTGCGCCGCGCCCCCACCGTGGGCTATGACACGCCGGACTTCGTGGCCTCGGGGGCCAACTACTTCGATGAAGTGCACGGCTTCATCGGCCACCCGGACCGTTACCAGTGGAAGCTGATTGGCAAGAAGGAGATGTATATCCCCTACAACACCAACAAGTTCCACGCCGAGAAGCGCGACGACGTCTACACCAAGAACACGCTGGCGTCCGACAAGATGCGCTGGGAACTGCACCGGGTCTGGGAGGTTGAGGCCACCGTCGCGCCCGGCAAGCGTCACGCGGTTCCGAAACGCCGCTTCTACATTGACGAGGACAGCTGGACCATTGCGCTGGCCGACGGCTATGACGCACAGGGCAAGCTGTGGCGCGTATCCCAGGTCCTCCCGTTCGTTGTACCCGCCATCCCCGCAGTGGTGGTGAAACCGGTAGTCATCTACAACCTGCAGGCCAACACCTACAGCATGGTTCAGGGACTTAACGGTGAGAGCTACAAGGTAGTGCCGACCAAGTCGGAGAAATTCTTCACCGGCAACGCGGTGGCATCCGGTTCCGTGCGTTGA